In the Haloferula helveola genome, one interval contains:
- a CDS encoding RNA-binding protein, with protein sequence MDIYVGNLPYSATEEEVAELFAAFGPVEKVKLITDRETGRPRGFGFVTLADSSKVKEAADAVDGQDFGGRALRVNPAEPREPRSGGFGGGGGERRGGGGGYGGDRRGGGGGDRRGGGGGYGGDRRGGGGGDRRGGGGGGERRGGGKRGFDDDNW encoded by the coding sequence ACAGCGCCACCGAAGAAGAGGTGGCGGAACTCTTCGCCGCTTTTGGACCGGTGGAGAAAGTGAAGCTGATCACCGACCGGGAAACCGGGCGGCCGCGTGGCTTCGGATTCGTCACCCTCGCCGATTCGTCGAAGGTGAAGGAAGCAGCCGATGCGGTGGACGGCCAGGATTTTGGCGGTCGCGCCCTGCGTGTGAACCCGGCCGAACCCCGCGAGCCCCGTTCCGGCGGCTTCGGTGGTGGTGGCGGTGAGCGCCGCGGTGGCGGTGGCGGCTACGGCGGCGATCGTCGCGGTGGCGGCGGTGGTGACCGTCGTGGTGGCGGAGGCGGCTATGGCGGCGACCGGCGCGGTGGCGGCGGTGGTGACCGTCGCGGCGGTGGCGGCGGCGGTGAGCGTCGCGGCGGCGGCAAGCGCGGCTTCGACGACGACAACTGGTAA
- the tnpA gene encoding IS200/IS605 family transposase has translation MANTYTQLYIQVVFAVSGRQCLISERHNDELQKYITGIVSGQGQKLIAINNMPDHIHILVGLKPSMAISDLVRAIKASSSAFINQQNWVPGRFEWQQGFGAFSYGHSQLGSVVRYIRNQQEHHRTKTFTDEYLALLDKFEVPHDQRYIFKPIEGADPGR, from the coding sequence ATGGCAAACACCTACACCCAACTCTACATCCAGGTCGTTTTCGCCGTCAGCGGTCGCCAATGCCTGATCTCCGAGCGCCACAACGACGAGCTCCAGAAATACATTACCGGCATCGTCTCCGGGCAGGGTCAGAAACTGATCGCCATCAACAATATGCCCGACCACATCCACATCCTTGTCGGCCTCAAACCCTCGATGGCGATTTCCGATCTGGTTCGCGCGATCAAGGCCTCTTCTTCCGCCTTCATCAATCAGCAGAACTGGGTTCCCGGACGATTCGAATGGCAGCAGGGGTTCGGCGCCTTCTCGTATGGCCATTCCCAGTTGGGATCCGTGGTTCGGTACATCCGAAATCAGCAAGAGCATCACCGGACCAAGACGTTCACCGACGAGTATCTCGCGCTACTCGACAAGTTCGAGGTGCCGCATGACCAGCGATACATTTTCAAGCCGATCGAGGGGGCGGACCCCGGCAGGTGA